The following are from one region of the Mycolicibacterium helvum genome:
- the kasA gene encoding 3-oxoacyl-ACP synthase KasA: protein MTRPSTANGGFPNVVVTAVTATTSLAGDIESTWKGLLAGESGIRVLEDDFVTKWDLQVKIGGHLKEPLDPQMGRLDMRRMSYVQRMSKFLGNQLWETAGSPEVDPDRFSVVIGTGLGGGEKIVEMYDAMNEGGPRKVSPLAVQMVMPNGAAAVVGLELGARAGVITPVSACSSGSEGIAHAWRQIVMGDADIAVCGGVEGTIEALPIAAFSMMRAMSTRNDDPEGASRPFDKNRDGFVFGEAGALMVIETEEHALARGAKPLARLLGAGISSDAYHMVAPAPDGLRAGHAMKRAMETAGLSPKDINHVNAHATSTSIGDIAEANAIRVAGVEHAAVYAPKSALGHSIGAVGALESILTVLALRDGVIPPTLNYETPDPEIDLDVVAGEPRYGDYQYAINNSFGFGGHNVALAFGRY, encoded by the coding sequence ATGACCAGGCCTTCCACTGCTAACGGCGGTTTCCCCAACGTAGTCGTGACCGCCGTCACGGCGACCACATCGCTTGCGGGCGACATCGAGAGCACGTGGAAGGGTCTGCTGGCAGGCGAAAGTGGCATCCGCGTACTCGAAGACGATTTCGTCACCAAGTGGGACCTCCAGGTCAAGATCGGCGGGCACCTCAAGGAGCCCCTCGACCCACAGATGGGTCGACTGGATATGCGGCGCATGTCGTATGTCCAGCGGATGTCGAAGTTCCTCGGTAACCAGCTTTGGGAGACCGCGGGCAGCCCTGAGGTCGACCCCGACCGGTTCTCGGTAGTCATCGGGACCGGGCTGGGTGGTGGCGAGAAGATCGTCGAGATGTACGACGCGATGAACGAGGGCGGCCCCCGCAAGGTGTCCCCGCTCGCCGTTCAGATGGTCATGCCGAACGGTGCCGCCGCGGTGGTCGGTCTCGAGTTGGGCGCGCGCGCCGGGGTCATCACCCCGGTGTCGGCCTGCTCGTCCGGTTCGGAGGGCATCGCTCACGCGTGGCGACAGATCGTCATGGGTGACGCCGATATCGCGGTCTGCGGCGGCGTCGAGGGCACCATCGAGGCGCTGCCGATCGCGGCGTTCTCGATGATGCGTGCCATGTCGACCCGCAACGACGACCCCGAGGGCGCGTCGCGTCCGTTCGACAAGAACCGCGACGGATTCGTATTCGGCGAGGCGGGTGCGCTCATGGTCATCGAGACCGAGGAGCACGCGTTGGCACGTGGTGCCAAGCCGCTTGCCCGTCTGCTCGGTGCGGGTATCTCTTCGGACGCCTACCACATGGTGGCGCCCGCACCCGACGGCCTGCGGGCCGGCCACGCGATGAAGCGTGCGATGGAGACGGCGGGGTTGTCGCCCAAGGACATCAACCACGTCAACGCCCATGCCACGTCGACGTCGATCGGCGACATCGCCGAAGCCAACGCCATCCGGGTGGCTGGTGTGGAGCATGCAGCGGTGTACGCACCGAAGTCTGCTTTGGGCCACTCGATCGGTGCGGTCGGCGCGTTGGAGTCGATCCTCACGGTGCTGGCTCTGCGTGACGGCGTCATCCCGCCGACCCTCAATTACGAGACACCTGATCCGGAGATCGATCTGGATGTCGTCGCGGGCGAACCGCGTTATGGCGATTACCAGTACGCGATCAACAACTCATTCGGATTTGGCGGACACAACGTAGCGCTGGCGTTTGGGCGCTACTGA
- the kasB gene encoding 3-oxoacyl-ACP synthase KasB produces the protein MTGLTQLTRLSTGNGFPNVVVTGVAMTTALASDAEGTWKRLLDGQSGIRLLDDDFVEMYDLPVRIGGHLLEEFDGELTRVELRRMSYLQKMATVIGRRAWQNAGSPEVDSKRLMVALGTGIGSSEELLFAYEAMRAKGLRAVSPLAVQMYMPNAAAAAVGLELKAKAGVITPVSACASGSEAIAQAWRQIVLGEADIAICGGVETKIEAVPIAGFAQMRIVLSTTNDDPAGACRPFDKDRNGFVFGEGGAMMIIETEEHAKARGATILARIMGAGITSDGYHIVAPDPNGEQAGHAITRAIQLAGLQPSDIDHINAHATGTQVGDVAEAKAINNAVGTHRPAVYAPKSALGHSVGAVGAVESILTVLALRDGVVPATLNLRNLDPEIDLDVVAGEPRPGNYQYAINNSFGFGGHNVAIAFGKY, from the coding sequence ATGACAGGGTTGACGCAATTGACCCGGTTATCCACGGGGAATGGCTTCCCCAACGTGGTCGTCACCGGAGTTGCGATGACGACCGCCCTGGCATCCGACGCCGAAGGCACCTGGAAACGGTTGCTGGACGGTCAAAGCGGTATTCGGCTTCTCGATGACGACTTCGTCGAGATGTACGACCTGCCGGTCCGCATCGGGGGGCACCTGCTCGAGGAGTTCGACGGTGAGCTGACACGGGTCGAACTGCGCAGGATGTCATATCTACAGAAGATGGCCACTGTCATCGGCCGGCGGGCTTGGCAGAACGCCGGCTCACCGGAAGTCGATTCCAAGCGGCTGATGGTGGCGCTCGGAACCGGGATCGGCTCATCCGAGGAACTGCTGTTCGCCTACGAGGCGATGCGCGCCAAGGGCCTGCGGGCCGTGTCACCGTTGGCAGTCCAGATGTACATGCCCAACGCCGCAGCGGCGGCCGTCGGGTTGGAGCTCAAGGCGAAGGCCGGGGTCATCACCCCGGTCTCGGCTTGCGCGTCAGGCTCGGAGGCCATCGCGCAGGCATGGCGGCAGATCGTTCTCGGTGAAGCCGACATCGCAATATGCGGTGGCGTCGAGACCAAGATCGAGGCCGTGCCGATCGCAGGATTCGCACAGATGCGAATTGTCTTGTCCACCACAAACGACGACCCGGCCGGCGCTTGTCGGCCGTTCGACAAAGATCGCAACGGGTTCGTCTTCGGTGAGGGCGGCGCGATGATGATCATCGAGACCGAGGAACACGCCAAGGCGCGCGGGGCCACCATCCTCGCCCGCATCATGGGGGCGGGCATCACCTCCGACGGGTACCACATCGTGGCGCCCGACCCCAACGGTGAACAGGCGGGGCACGCAATCACGCGGGCAATTCAGCTCGCCGGCTTGCAGCCCTCTGACATCGATCACATCAACGCCCATGCGACGGGCACCCAGGTGGGCGATGTCGCGGAGGCCAAGGCGATCAACAATGCTGTCGGCACTCATCGGCCTGCGGTCTACGCGCCCAAATCGGCGCTGGGTCACTCGGTGGGTGCCGTCGGTGCGGTGGAGTCGATCCTCACCGTGCTCGCGCTGCGGGACGGCGTCGTGCCGGCCACGCTCAACCTGCGCAACCTCGATCCGGAGATCGATCTGGACGTGGTGGCCGGCGAACCCCGGCCAGGCAACTACCAGTACGCGATCAACAACTCGTTCGGATTCGGTGGTCACAACGTGGCGATCGCCTTCGGGAAGTACTGA
- a CDS encoding PucR family transcriptional regulator — MIDNTPLEPPRSPLQLLETVPESTLRRLKQHSGRLASEAVAAMTEHLPFFGELEASQRASVQLVLQTAVVNFAEWVRNPLSNVGYTAEAFALVPQELTRRIALAQTVDMVRVSMEYFEAALPSLGRNEEQRVALSVGILRYSRDLAFAAASSYADAAEARGAWDSRMEASVVDAVVRGDTGQELLSRAAALNWDTTAPATVVVGTPPAGREQLASEDVREIAARHGRGALADVHGTWLIGIISGPVGPTDRFFTDLINAFADSPVVIGPTAPMLSAAHHSASEAISGMNAVAGWTGAPRPVLARELLPERALLGDPSAITALHTEIMRPLADAGPALTETLDAYLDSGGAIEACARKLFVHPNTVRYRLRRITDFTGRDPTVPRDAYVLRVASTVARLGYPAPTHTTANSSVAQLTPPLVGTVGVN, encoded by the coding sequence GTGATCGACAACACGCCGCTTGAGCCGCCGCGGTCGCCCCTGCAGTTACTCGAGACCGTGCCGGAGTCGACGCTGCGTCGGCTCAAGCAGCACTCCGGCCGCCTGGCCAGCGAGGCAGTGGCGGCCATGACCGAGCACCTGCCGTTTTTCGGCGAATTGGAGGCTTCCCAACGCGCCAGCGTGCAACTGGTGCTGCAAACCGCGGTGGTCAACTTCGCAGAATGGGTGCGTAACCCGCTGAGCAACGTCGGCTACACCGCCGAGGCATTCGCGCTGGTCCCCCAGGAGCTGACCCGCCGCATCGCACTGGCGCAGACCGTAGACATGGTGCGGGTGAGTATGGAGTACTTCGAGGCGGCCTTGCCCTCGCTGGGGCGCAATGAGGAGCAGCGCGTCGCCCTGTCGGTCGGCATCCTGCGCTACAGCCGCGACCTGGCCTTCGCCGCGGCGTCTTCCTACGCCGACGCCGCTGAGGCTCGCGGCGCCTGGGACAGCCGGATGGAGGCAAGCGTCGTCGACGCCGTCGTCCGTGGCGATACCGGGCAGGAACTGCTGTCCCGGGCCGCCGCACTGAACTGGGACACCACCGCCCCCGCGACGGTGGTGGTGGGCACACCGCCGGCCGGGCGGGAGCAACTAGCCAGCGAGGATGTCCGCGAGATCGCCGCACGGCACGGCCGGGGGGCGCTGGCCGACGTGCACGGCACCTGGCTCATCGGCATCATTTCCGGCCCGGTCGGGCCGACCGACCGGTTCTTCACCGATCTGATCAACGCCTTCGCCGACAGTCCGGTGGTGATCGGACCGACCGCACCCATGCTCAGCGCGGCCCACCACAGCGCCAGCGAGGCGATATCGGGGATGAACGCCGTCGCCGGCTGGACCGGCGCCCCCCGACCGGTCCTGGCCCGAGAGCTGTTGCCGGAGCGCGCACTTCTGGGCGATCCCTCCGCAATCACCGCGTTGCACACCGAGATCATGCGACCGCTGGCCGATGCCGGACCGGCGCTCACCGAGACCTTGGACGCCTATCTCGACAGCGGCGGCGCGATCGAAGCTTGCGCCAGAAAATTGTTCGTTCATCCAAATACGGTCCGCTACCGCCTGAGGCGGATCACCGACTTCACCGGGCGTGATCCCACTGTGCCGCGCGATGCGTATGTCCTGCGCGTGGCGTCTACCGTGGCCCGCCTGGGTTACCCAGCGCCCACCCACACCACGGCAAACAGTTCTGTTGCCCAGCTCACACCGCCATTGGTCGGCACCGTGGGGGTCAATTAA
- a CDS encoding acyl-CoA carboxylase subunit beta, whose translation MTTIAPETVGESLDPRDPLLRLSTFFDDGSVELLHERDRSGVLSAAGTVNGVRTVAFCTDGTVMGGAMGVEGCQHIVNAYDAAIEEQAPIVGIWHSGGARLAEGVKALHAVGLVFEAMIRASGYIPQISVVVGFAAGGAAYGPALTDVVIMASEGRVFVTGPDVVRSVTGEDVDMASLGGPDTHHKKSGVCHIVATDELDAYARGRRLIGLFSQQGHFDKSKAEAGDSDLHALLPESPRRAYDVHPLVEALLDADTPFEEFQGKWAPSIVVGLGRLSGRTVGVIANNPLRLGGCLNSESAEKSARFVRLCDAFGIPLVVVVDVPGYLPGVDQEWGGVVRRGAKLLHAFGEASVPRVTLVTRKIYGGAYIAMNSRSLGATKVFAWPDAEVAVMGAKAAVGILHKRKLAAAPDHEREALHEELATEHERIAGGVDSAVEIGVVDEKIDPAHTRSKLTQALAEAPARRGRHKNIPL comes from the coding sequence ATGACGACCATCGCCCCCGAGACAGTCGGCGAATCGCTCGACCCACGTGACCCGCTGCTGCGGCTGTCCACGTTCTTCGACGACGGCAGCGTGGAGCTGCTGCACGAGCGTGACCGGTCCGGTGTGCTGTCCGCGGCCGGGACTGTCAACGGCGTGCGTACCGTCGCCTTCTGCACCGACGGCACCGTCATGGGTGGCGCCATGGGAGTCGAGGGCTGCCAGCACATCGTCAACGCCTACGACGCCGCCATCGAGGAGCAGGCCCCGATCGTGGGCATCTGGCACTCCGGTGGCGCCCGGCTCGCCGAGGGCGTCAAGGCGCTGCACGCGGTGGGTCTGGTCTTCGAGGCCATGATCCGGGCATCGGGCTACATCCCGCAGATCTCGGTCGTGGTCGGCTTCGCCGCCGGCGGCGCGGCCTACGGTCCCGCGCTGACCGACGTCGTCATCATGGCGTCGGAGGGCCGGGTGTTCGTGACCGGCCCCGACGTGGTGCGCAGCGTGACCGGCGAGGACGTCGACATGGCCTCCCTCGGCGGCCCCGACACCCACCACAAGAAGTCCGGTGTGTGCCACATCGTCGCCACCGACGAACTCGACGCCTACGCCCGCGGTCGCCGGTTGATCGGATTGTTCTCCCAGCAGGGCCATTTCGACAAGAGCAAGGCTGAGGCCGGCGACTCCGACCTGCACGCGCTGCTGCCCGAGTCGCCCCGTCGCGCCTATGACGTGCACCCGCTGGTGGAGGCGCTGCTGGACGCGGACACTCCGTTCGAGGAATTCCAGGGCAAGTGGGCACCGTCGATCGTCGTCGGTCTGGGCCGGCTGTCCGGTCGCACCGTCGGTGTCATCGCGAACAACCCGCTGCGCCTCGGAGGCTGCCTGAACTCCGAAAGTGCGGAGAAATCAGCACGTTTCGTGCGCCTGTGTGACGCCTTCGGCATCCCATTGGTCGTCGTCGTGGACGTCCCCGGTTACTTGCCCGGCGTGGACCAGGAGTGGGGCGGGGTCGTGCGCCGCGGCGCCAAGCTGCTGCACGCCTTCGGTGAAGCGAGCGTTCCGCGGGTGACGCTGGTGACGCGAAAGATCTACGGCGGGGCCTACATTGCGATGAACTCGCGGTCGCTGGGCGCCACCAAGGTGTTCGCCTGGCCGGACGCCGAGGTCGCCGTCATGGGCGCCAAAGCTGCCGTCGGCATCCTGCACAAGAGGAAGCTGGCCGCCGCACCGGATCACGAGCGTGAAGCCCTGCACGAAGAACTGGCCACCGAGCATGAGCGGATCGCCGGCGGCGTGGACAGCGCGGTCGAGATCGGCGTGGTCGACGAGAAGATCGACCCGGCCCACACTCGCAGCAAGCTGACCCAGGCACTCGCCGAGGCTCCCGCCCGCCGCGGGCGGCACAAGAACATCCCGCTGTAG
- the acpM gene encoding meromycolate extension acyl carrier protein AcpM, whose protein sequence is MPASQDEIIAGLAEIIEEVTGIEPSEVTPEKSFVDDLDIDSLSMVEIAVQTEDKYGVKIPDEDLAGLRTVGDVVSYIQKLEEENPEAAAALREKFAGE, encoded by the coding sequence GTGCCCGCCTCTCAGGATGAAATCATCGCCGGCCTCGCCGAGATCATCGAAGAAGTCACCGGTATCGAGCCTTCCGAGGTCACCCCGGAGAAGTCGTTCGTCGACGATCTGGACATCGACTCGCTGTCGATGGTGGAGATCGCCGTGCAGACCGAGGACAAGTACGGCGTGAAGATCCCCGACGAGGACCTCGCCGGTCTGCGCACCGTCGGTGACGTCGTCTCCTACATCCAGAAGCTCGAAGAAGAGAACCCCGAGGCTGCTGCCGCCCTGCGCGAGAAGTTCGCTGGCGAATGA
- a CDS encoding glycerol-3-phosphate dehydrogenase/oxidase, protein MSDLTALSAARRTTELTELGDDGRVDVVVIGGGITGAGIALDAASRGLSVLLVEKHDLAFGTSRWSSKLVHGGLRYLATGNVGIARRSAVERGILMTRNAPHLVSSMPQLVPLLPSMGRSQRALIRTGFVAGDALRILAGTKSSTLPRSRRIGASQAIAMVPTVRRDGLDGGLLAYDGQLIDDARLVVAVTRTAAQYGARILTRVSAVTATGTSVRLRDELTGESLEVAARVVINATGVWAGEVDSAIKLRPSRGTHLVFDAASFGNPTAALTIPIPGEINRFVFAMPEQLDRVYLGLTDEDAPGPIPDVPEPTPAEVSFLLDTVNTALGTALANADIKGAYAGLRPLIDTGQGRTSDLSREHAVIESDSGVFSIVGGKLTEYRYMAEDAVDRALTARSITAQPCRTRNLPLVGAPANPVATLRTTSHLPSSLVARYGAESPNVIASARCDRPTDPVADGIDVTRAEFEFAVTHEGALTADDIVDRRTRIGLVEADRHQVIAVAEDLLARA, encoded by the coding sequence ATGAGTGACCTCACCGCCCTCAGCGCCGCCCGGCGAACCACCGAACTGACCGAGCTGGGTGACGACGGCCGCGTCGACGTCGTCGTCATCGGCGGCGGCATCACCGGGGCCGGCATCGCCCTCGACGCCGCCAGCCGCGGCCTGTCGGTGCTGCTCGTCGAGAAACACGACCTGGCCTTCGGCACCAGCCGTTGGAGCTCCAAGCTGGTCCACGGTGGACTGCGCTATCTGGCCACCGGCAACGTCGGCATCGCGCGGCGCAGTGCCGTCGAACGCGGAATCCTGATGACCCGCAACGCCCCGCATCTGGTGAGCTCGATGCCGCAGCTGGTTCCGCTGCTGCCGTCGATGGGTCGATCCCAACGAGCTTTGATACGAACCGGTTTCGTAGCCGGTGACGCGCTGCGGATCTTGGCGGGCACCAAGTCTTCGACGCTGCCGCGATCTCGGCGCATCGGTGCATCGCAGGCCATCGCGATGGTGCCGACCGTGCGCCGCGACGGCCTCGACGGCGGCCTGCTGGCCTACGACGGGCAGCTGATCGACGACGCCAGACTGGTCGTCGCGGTCACCCGCACCGCCGCTCAGTACGGTGCGCGGATCCTGACCCGGGTGTCCGCGGTGACCGCCACCGGCACGTCGGTGCGACTGCGTGACGAGCTGACCGGCGAGTCGCTGGAGGTGGCGGCCCGCGTGGTGATCAACGCGACCGGCGTGTGGGCCGGCGAGGTGGATTCCGCGATCAAACTGCGTCCGAGTCGGGGCACGCACCTGGTGTTCGACGCCGCGTCGTTCGGCAATCCGACTGCTGCGCTGACCATTCCAATCCCCGGTGAGATCAACCGGTTCGTGTTCGCGATGCCCGAGCAGCTCGACCGCGTCTATCTCGGGCTCACCGACGAGGACGCCCCCGGTCCGATTCCCGATGTGCCCGAACCGACTCCCGCCGAGGTCAGCTTCCTGCTCGACACCGTCAACACCGCGCTGGGAACCGCGCTGGCCAACGCGGACATCAAGGGTGCGTATGCCGGATTGCGCCCGCTGATCGACACCGGTCAAGGCCGCACGTCTGACCTGTCGCGCGAGCACGCGGTCATCGAATCGGACTCCGGGGTGTTCAGCATCGTCGGTGGCAAGCTCACCGAGTACCGGTACATGGCCGAGGACGCCGTGGACCGCGCGCTGACGGCCCGGTCGATCACCGCCCAGCCGTGCCGCACCCGCAATCTGCCGCTGGTCGGCGCGCCCGCCAATCCTGTTGCCACACTGCGTACCACGAGCCACCTGCCCAGCTCGCTGGTCGCCCGATACGGCGCCGAGTCGCCGAACGTCATCGCCTCGGCGCGGTGTGACCGGCCGACTGACCCGGTCGCCGACGGAATCGACGTCACCCGTGCGGAATTCGAGTTCGCGGTGACCCACGAAGGGGCGTTGACCGCCGACGACATCGTGGACCGACGCACCCGCATCGGGCTGGTCGAGGCTGACCGCCACCAGGTCATCGCTGTGGCTGAAGACCTGCTGGCCCGCGCCTGA
- a CDS encoding TetR/AcrR family transcriptional regulator → MLSISNDESVDIGDRIMAAAASCVRDFGVERVTLAEIARRAGVSRPTVYRRWPDTNTIVASLLTDRITGAWRAVSAVSPGRAGVVERIVEVARLLRDDELITSVLRSAPDLAMVYIAGRLGTSQQILIDLLVDALRAAQADGSVRAGDVRQMSAMVLLIGQSTIQSAQIVEPILDGDALSVELSRALNGYLAP, encoded by the coding sequence ATGCTGTCAATCAGTAACGACGAATCGGTGGACATCGGCGACCGGATCATGGCCGCCGCGGCCAGCTGTGTCCGCGACTTCGGGGTCGAGCGCGTCACGCTGGCCGAGATCGCCCGCCGGGCGGGGGTGAGCCGTCCGACGGTGTATCGCCGCTGGCCGGACACCAACACGATCGTGGCGTCGCTGCTCACCGACCGGATCACCGGCGCCTGGCGCGCGGTCTCGGCGGTCAGCCCAGGCCGCGCCGGCGTGGTGGAGCGGATTGTCGAGGTGGCCCGTCTGCTGCGCGACGACGAACTCATCACCTCGGTACTGAGGTCGGCCCCCGACCTGGCGATGGTCTATATCGCCGGACGCCTCGGCACCAGCCAGCAGATCCTGATCGACTTGCTCGTCGACGCACTGCGCGCCGCCCAAGCCGACGGCAGCGTCCGGGCCGGCGACGTCCGGCAGATGTCGGCGATGGTGCTGCTGATCGGGCAGTCCACGATCCAGTCCGCTCAGATCGTCGAACCCATCCTCGACGGCGACGCCCTGAGCGTCGAGCTGTCCCGTGCCCTGAATGGATACCTCGCCCCATGA
- a CDS encoding FAD-binding oxidoreductase, which yields MAWNAWGDPEAAKPLSDGIRGLLEQALGVTVSEVPAPSIAEVQVRPSTLADAHRDALAEFVGADYIRTDDQGRLLYAGGKSTLDLLRRKLIHQDAPDAVLLPGNEDEIATVLRYCSQHGIAVVPFGGGTSVVGGLDPIRGDFAAVISLDLRRLDALHSLDETSMQAELGAGVTGPDAERLLGEHGFSLGHFPQSFRFATIGGYAATRSSGQDSAGYGRFNDMIRGLTVVTPVGVLDLGRAPETAAGPDLRELFSGSEGVFGVITRVRLRVHPVPETTRYEAWSFPDFATGAAALRAVVQIGTGPTVLRLSDEAETGVNLATTGNIGEQSITGGCLGLTLFEGSAAHTESRHVETRAVVEAHGGTSLGEAPARAWEHGRFDAPYLRDSLLAAGALCETLETATTWANLTALKTAVTEALTNSLSESGTPALVMCHISHVYPTGASLYFTVVAGQRGDVAKQWLAAKVAASDAISRTGGTITHHHAVGADHRLWMAAEIGDLGVKVLRAVKDAVDPAGILNPGKLIP from the coding sequence ATGGCCTGGAACGCCTGGGGCGATCCCGAAGCCGCCAAACCCCTCTCGGACGGCATTCGGGGGCTGCTTGAGCAGGCGCTCGGGGTGACCGTCAGCGAGGTTCCCGCCCCGTCGATCGCCGAGGTACAGGTGCGGCCGTCTACATTGGCCGACGCGCACCGCGATGCGCTCGCGGAATTCGTGGGCGCCGACTACATCCGGACCGACGATCAGGGCCGGCTGTTGTACGCCGGCGGCAAGTCCACCCTGGATCTGTTGCGCCGGAAGCTTATCCACCAGGATGCGCCCGACGCGGTGTTGCTCCCCGGCAACGAGGACGAGATTGCGACCGTGCTGCGCTACTGCTCGCAGCACGGTATCGCTGTGGTGCCCTTCGGCGGCGGCACCAGCGTGGTCGGCGGGCTGGACCCGATCCGTGGTGATTTCGCCGCCGTCATCTCACTGGACCTGCGCCGGCTCGATGCGCTGCACTCGCTGGACGAGACGTCGATGCAGGCCGAACTGGGCGCGGGCGTCACCGGGCCGGACGCCGAGCGGCTACTGGGTGAGCACGGCTTCTCACTGGGGCACTTCCCGCAGAGCTTCCGGTTCGCCACCATCGGCGGGTACGCGGCCACCCGCTCCTCGGGGCAGGACTCCGCCGGGTATGGCCGCTTCAACGACATGATCCGCGGGCTGACCGTGGTCACCCCGGTCGGCGTCCTGGATCTCGGCCGGGCGCCGGAGACCGCCGCGGGGCCGGATCTGCGCGAACTGTTCTCCGGGTCCGAGGGTGTCTTCGGGGTCATCACCCGGGTTCGACTGCGGGTGCATCCGGTCCCGGAAACGACGCGCTACGAGGCCTGGTCGTTCCCCGACTTCGCCACCGGCGCGGCCGCCCTTCGCGCTGTCGTCCAGATTGGCACCGGGCCCACCGTGCTGAGGTTGTCCGACGAGGCAGAGACCGGCGTGAATCTCGCAACCACCGGCAACATCGGTGAGCAGAGCATCACCGGCGGCTGCCTGGGGCTGACGCTGTTCGAGGGAAGTGCGGCGCACACCGAAAGCCGGCATGTCGAGACCCGCGCGGTGGTCGAAGCCCACGGCGGCACGTCGCTGGGCGAGGCCCCGGCGCGGGCCTGGGAGCACGGCCGATTCGACGCACCGTATCTGCGCGACTCGCTGCTGGCGGCGGGCGCGTTGTGCGAGACGCTGGAGACCGCAACAACCTGGGCCAACCTCACCGCGCTGAAAACCGCGGTGACGGAGGCGCTGACGAATTCCCTGTCCGAGAGCGGCACACCGGCGTTGGTGATGTGCCATATTTCGCATGTGTATCCCACCGGGGCATCGCTGTACTTCACCGTCGTGGCCGGGCAACGCGGCGACGTCGCCAAACAGTGGCTGGCCGCTAAAGTTGCTGCCTCCGATGCCATTTCACGCACCGGTGGCACCATCACCCACCACCACGCGGTCGGGGCCGATCATCGTCTGTGGATGGCCGCGGAGATCGGCGACCTCGGCGTGAAGGTATTGCGGGCCGTCAAAGATGCGGTCGACCCGGCCGGAATCCTGAACCCCGGCAAGCTGATTCCATGA
- a CDS encoding ACP S-malonyltransferase: MIAVLAPGQGSQTPGMLAEWLELPGAADQIKTWSDIAGLDLARLGTTATADEITDTAVTQPLVVAATLLANGELVKRGVLAGKKTVVAGHSVGEIAAYAIAGVISADDAVKLAAVRGAEMAKACAIEPTGMSAVLGGDESEVLEALARLDLVPANRNAAGQIVAAGAVAALEKLAEDPPAKARVRQLATAGAFHTHYMASALDGYAAAAAEVVTGEPTTTLLSNADGQPVSSAADAMEKLVAQLTRPVRWDLCTETMRTLFENAEGSAIVEFPPAGTLAGIAKRELRGVATRAIKTPADLDGLSEL; encoded by the coding sequence GTGATCGCAGTGCTGGCTCCAGGCCAGGGATCCCAGACCCCCGGCATGCTCGCCGAATGGCTCGAGCTGCCTGGTGCCGCCGATCAGATCAAGACCTGGTCTGACATTGCCGGCCTGGACCTGGCCCGATTGGGCACCACCGCGACCGCCGATGAGATCACCGACACCGCGGTCACTCAGCCCCTGGTCGTGGCGGCCACCCTGCTCGCCAACGGCGAACTGGTCAAGCGCGGCGTGCTGGCCGGCAAGAAGACCGTCGTCGCAGGCCACTCGGTCGGCGAGATCGCGGCCTACGCCATCGCCGGCGTCATCTCAGCCGACGACGCGGTGAAACTCGCCGCCGTTCGCGGTGCCGAGATGGCCAAGGCCTGCGCCATCGAGCCGACCGGCATGTCGGCCGTCCTGGGCGGCGACGAGTCCGAAGTATTGGAAGCGCTGGCACGTCTGGACCTGGTTCCCGCCAACCGCAACGCCGCCGGCCAGATCGTGGCCGCCGGAGCGGTCGCCGCCCTGGAGAAGCTGGCCGAGGATCCGCCGGCCAAGGCCCGGGTGCGCCAGCTGGCCACCGCCGGCGCCTTCCACACGCACTACATGGCCTCCGCGCTCGACGGCTATGCCGCCGCAGCCGCCGAGGTCGTCACCGGCGAGCCCACCACCACGCTGTTGAGCAACGCCGACGGCCAGCCGGTATCTTCGGCAGCGGACGCGATGGAGAAGCTCGTCGCCCAATTGACCCGCCCGGTGCGCTGGGATTTGTGCACCGAAACCATGCGGACGCTCTTTGAGAATGCAGAGGGCTCGGCGATCGTGGAATTCCCACCAGCGGGAACTCTGGCCGGGATCGCCAAACGAGAACTTCGGGGCGTCGCGACGCGCGCTATCAAGACACCCGCAGATCTGGACGGACTCTCCGAGCTCTGA